Genomic window (Verrucomicrobiota bacterium):
GGCAGCGTGACCGGGTTCAAGCGCTCCGCCCTCATCTCGCCTTCGCAGAACCTGCAAGTCGGCGACGGAATGCCCAAATCGGACGGCATGTGGAGCAGCAGCCTGTGGTGGCCCACCTCGTGCATGGATAAGCGGGCGAGTGGCAGCCAGGCATTCGAAGGGGTTGATCCCATTCGTCACCAGGGTTCAGGAGTCATGGTTTTCAACGACGGCCACTCCGAAACGCGCAAGGACAAGCAGATCAATCCCCCGGTCGATCCTGTCAGCGGTAGCGCCAAAGGCTTGGTGAACTCGCATTTCTGGGATCCCCTGCAGCGCGCCGGCACAGGCCACATCCAGTAATCGTCCTCTGCCTGCAATCGCCGGCGAATCAAGAGGACCCGCGAATCCGGTCCAGCATCTCCCGCACCGCCGCCTCCATCCCCACGGCGATCGACCGGCTGACGATGCTGTGGCCGATGTTCAGTTCCTCCAGGAAGGGCACGTGGTGCATCGAATCCACGTTCTGGTAATTCAAGCCGTGTCCCGCGTTCACGCGAAGTCCCAGGGCCTTGGCCTGCTTGGCGCATTCGATCAATCGAGCGAGCTCCCTTTCTTTCCTGGCGGGGTCGGAAAAATGCTCCGCGAAGGTTCCCGTGTGGAGTTCGATGAATTCAGCTCCGCTCCTGGCGGCGGCATCGACTTGCTCAGGCTCGGGCGAGATGAAGAGGCTCACCTGAATGCCCGCCGTTTTCAGGGTGGAAACAGTCGTGGAAATCGACTCCAACAAGGCTCGTGCGTCCAAACCGCCTTCCGTGGTTACTTCCTCGCGCTTTTCAGGGACCAAACAGGTGATGTCCGGCTTCAACCGCAGTGCCAGGCTCAGCATGGCTTCGGTGTTCGCCATCTCGAGATTAAGCCGGGTCTGAATCCGCGCCCGAACGGCCCAAGCGTCGCGCTCCTGAATATGCCGGCGATCTTCGCGCACGTGGATCGTGATGCCATGCGCCCCCGCCCGCTCGCACATCAGCGCGGCTTCGACGGGATCCGGCTCGCCCATGCTCAAGTCGCGATAACGCGCTTCACGCAGGGTTGCCACATGGTCGATGTTAACCCCCAGTTTCATGGCGGATTCGACGCTTCGAAGACGTCAGCGTGCCGGTCCGGCAGCTTGGCCGGACGGGGTCGCGCTCGACGACGGCGGCGGAGTTGGAACACCGCTGGAAGGCGCACTCTTACGGTGCTGGCCCGGCGCGGGATCGAAAATGAAACGAGGGGCGGACCTCGGGAAATCCCGATGGTCGATCCATTGCGCCAATCGCACCAGACCCTCCGCGCCCACCCCCAACTTCGCATTGCGCACAACAAGAAGATCCCGATCACTCACCGCCACCGCCTCGACCACCGTCTTGCCCAACCCCGGCCCGATGTCATCCAGCCACTTGTCGGCCGGAGAATGGGTGGAGGTGGTGACATAAGGTGTCAGCAAGTATCCCAGCAACTGCCCGACCGGGCGCGCGTGAAGAATGCGCTCCGGCGTGGATTCCCAATGGTAATACACCCCGTTGGTCTTCGTTACAAACTGTGAGACCAACTCCTCGGGAATGGACGTTTTGGACATCATGATCGGCCAGAGCCCGGCGACGACGAATTGTCCGGCTGGCTCGGCCAGCGCTCGCACGAACGGAAGGGCCACGGGTGCTCCTTCCCAGACCAGCCCGCTCCGATTCGTCGCCCAGCGGATTTCGCCCGAGGCACGATGCGCAAAATAGCGCCCCATCATTTCCGGCACGTTGGCCGCAATTTTTTCCACGCTGTTCGAAGCGTCCGCCGTGCGGAAAGCCGCGTATTCCATGATCGGCGGAGTGGAGGCTTGGCACCAAAAATAGAATTCGTTCAAAGCATCCTCGATCTGGAGCGTTTTCAGCAAAGGCAGTTCTTTCAGCAGCGATCCCAAGCCTCGGCCAGCCGTGAAGGCAATCAGGGGATCGTCGTGAATCGTCTGTTTGGGCACGTTCCACGGCGCCAGTTTTCCGACAACTGGAGAATCAAAGATCCAGCGTTCCTCGCTGCGAAGCCTCTGTCGGCGCTCCGTCACCACCACTTCCACCGTGGGAAGATTCTCGACCGGAATCCATCGAAGCTTGCGATTGGCGGCACCCAGTCGCGATTCCGCCTTGAGCAACGCGCCGTCGGGCAAGTGTCCCAGCCTTCCCGTCGAGGCCAGCGTGTCCATCGCTCGCGTCCATGGCCCTCCGGCGGTGGGTCGCGAGGCCAGAACCGACCAGTGGCCCACGCGAAGAAACGTGATCGAACTCCCGTCCGGCGACTGATAAACTTCCGAGACGATGGCGTTTGTCCCCGACTTCAGGCTCGGAGCATTCGTCCCCTTGGCCATCACTGAGGCCAGCGTTTGACGCCAGCGGGCCGAGCGATCATCCGGAATGGCGGCGGCCAACACCCATTCCGGCGTCGCTCCCTCGACGGCGGTGACTTCCACAAAAGCCCGATAATCCGTCAGGTCCTGCAACACACCGGCCAGCGGGCCCGCGGCTTCAGGGCTCAATCCCAGCCCCGCGGCGGCCGCCACCGCCAACCGGGTCCGCGCATGCCCGGCCAAGGCCATCGACGAAGGTTTCGCCGCCACTTCATTGAGAAAGGCAAAGTTCGTGTTCGCGCCAATCTCTTTCATCCCCAGAAAACTCAGCTTGAGCCAAGTCTCCGGTTTCGGGACGGACGCTTCCTTCTTCTTGCAGCCGGAGGTGAAAACAAACACGGCCGCAAGCAAACCCATCGAAACTCGGTAAACCATAATGAGATCGAGATTTAGCCGCATCAAACCTTAACGCGCAATCGCATTCCTTCGCCCGGCATGCTCCCGCTCGCTCGACGACAGGCTCGCCAGCCGTTCCAAATAACAGCGGCTGGCCCGCGCCGCCTCGAAGGGATCCGTGGCGCATTCGTCCAACTCAACCACCCAATCGGCAGGACCTGCTTGCGCCGATACGATCGCCTCGAAGTTCAATGTTCCCGCTCCCGCGGCCACCATCGGCGAACCATGCTCTGCCGGTCCGTCCTTCATGTGGAGCATCCTCACTCTCGAACCCAATTCACCCAAAACACGGGCCGGATCCAGCCCCGCTGTCCGCACCCAGTACACGTCCAACTCCCAAAACACATCAGCGGGCAGCCATTGGTGAAGCCATTGGTAAGGATACTTGTTCCCCAGCGGTTCAAACTCCCACCAATGATTGTGGATTCCGAAGGCCAGCCCAGCCTTCTTCGCTGCATCATTCGCTTCCGCATAAAGCTCGGCCAATCGTCGATAGCCGTTTGTCGTTGCACAAAGTTCATCCTTGGGCCAGCCGTGCCAAATGACCCTTTGGGCACCCAGTGTTTGCGCTTCATCGAAAATCCGCCGGGCTTGCCCACCCACAGGCAACCCCGCGTGAATCGCCATCACCGAAAGCCCCTCCCCCTGCAAACACCGGGCCAATTCGTTCGTTGAAAGCCCCGGCGGCAAGGGCGCGGTTTCAACCGCATGGAATCCGCAGGCTTTGACCCGGCGCAAGGTTTGCAACGCATCCCTCTCGAGAGCTTGCCGGACCGTGTAGAGTTGCAAAGAGAGGGAAGGCATCGCCGCGATTCGAACTCAATCCACCCCGCCCCGCCAAATGAATTGTTTGAGCTGAAGAACAACTTCGCATAAACCCTTTCTTGTGCTCCGCATTCTCCACGGACTCCTGGGGTCCACACTGGCCGCCGGTTTCGCCATGGCCTCCTCCTCCATCGAACCGCCAGGCTTTCGTCCGAAGCCCTTTCCGAAGCACGCATTAACGGGTGCCACCGTGGTGCCACGTCCCGGCCAAATCATTTCCAATGCCGTCGTGGTCATTGAAGACGGCCGCATCGCCTCGATCGGAGAGAACAGCCCCGTGCCACCGGATGCCCGGGTGAGATCCTACGCGGGCAAATTCATTTACGCGGGTTTCATCGATCCCTATTGGACGCCGTCCAACCCCAAGTCCATCGCTCGCTCCGTCTCGGGCGGTCATGGGCATACGGGCCACGGCATGGCTTCCGGAGCTCCCCGCTTCCATGGCGTTCCCGGATCCGAACCTGATCCCGGTCATCCCGGTCCTGGCCATGGTTCTGCCACCGTGACGCCCGAGGTTCGGATGGCCCTGCGCTACATCCCAGACTTGGCGGCGCTCAAAGCCATGCGGGAAATGGGATTCACGGCGGGAAATCTCATCCCGACGCAAGGCATCATCCGCGGCCAAAGCGCATTGGTTCAGTTCAATCACCGCGAACCCTCGCAGTCGATCCTCGCGCC
Coding sequences:
- a CDS encoding pyridoxine 5'-phosphate synthase, with the protein product MKLGVNIDHVATLREARYRDLSMGEPDPVEAALMCERAGAHGITIHVREDRRHIQERDAWAVRARIQTRLNLEMANTEAMLSLALRLKPDITCLVPEKREEVTTEGGLDARALLESISTTVSTLKTAGIQVSLFISPEPEQVDAAARSGAEFIELHTGTFAEHFSDPARKERELARLIECAKQAKALGLRVNAGHGLNYQNVDSMHHVPFLEELNIGHSIVSRSIAVGMEAAVREMLDRIRGSS
- a CDS encoding sugar phosphate isomerase/epimerase; this translates as MPSLSLQLYTVRQALERDALQTLRRVKACGFHAVETAPLPPGLSTNELARCLQGEGLSVMAIHAGLPVGGQARRIFDEAQTLGAQRVIWHGWPKDELCATTNGYRRLAELYAEANDAAKKAGLAFGIHNHWWEFEPLGNKYPYQWLHQWLPADVFWELDVYWVRTAGLDPARVLGELGSRVRMLHMKDGPAEHGSPMVAAGAGTLNFEAIVSAQAGPADWVVELDECATDPFEAARASRCYLERLASLSSSEREHAGRRNAIAR